From Dietzia sp. ANT_WB102, a single genomic window includes:
- a CDS encoding DUF2231 domain-containing protein: MLEFAGLPAHILLLHSVIVLAPIAGLGGILYALRPTWRRVLQWPVTILAVLVAGLTILTANAGEALEHALPGSRLIREHAEQGQLLEIAAEIFAAVVIVLFVLTWPRMASVVPFLDKVGAHRWLVLTVRIFAVLAGVFLIYQTVVTGHTGAQATWSDWRTG, translated from the coding sequence ATGCTGGAATTCGCAGGTCTACCTGCCCACATCCTGTTGCTGCACTCGGTCATCGTCCTGGCACCGATTGCCGGACTCGGTGGCATTCTCTACGCCCTCCGCCCTACCTGGCGCCGAGTCCTGCAGTGGCCGGTGACGATATTGGCGGTGCTTGTCGCAGGGCTCACCATCCTGACCGCCAACGCTGGGGAAGCCCTGGAACACGCCTTGCCGGGCAGCCGCCTGATCCGCGAACATGCCGAGCAGGGTCAGCTACTGGAGATCGCCGCCGAGATCTTCGCAGCCGTCGTGATCGTGCTGTTCGTCCTCACCTGGCCGCGGATGGCCTCAGTGGTGCCGTTCCTTGACAAGGTGGGGGCACACCGGTGGTTAGTGCTCACCGTGCGGATATTCGCCGTGCTGGCCGGGGTGTTCCTGATCTACCAAACCGTTGTCACCGGGCACACCGGCGCGCAGGCCACCTGGTCGGACTGGCGTACAGGCTGA
- a CDS encoding bifunctional lysylphosphatidylglycerol flippase/synthetase MprF has product MRRAISTARRYTARAWTNSPYTFALLALLWVLAAVTGTAAHGPDPGVGERVSAGWATLGHGYVWTVVTSGVFVSGIANLITASLLLLAVGPVAERLLGGTRMLAAALAAQIAGVVGGIGYGLLVGFLSERSWRASVTHVHSWVDPLPWILGVLLASTARMSVLWRRRIRAVVLAVLVTLVLFAGHPQDAIRLSAALAGLVMGTALTRDSHHTPLLGGSIRETRTLLALVVAATVLGPVLVSLTSGAVGPLAPLSQLVREVPYTPAQTAELCAMDPGGTECWDATQLLRLTGVGPLALTLMPTLLVLVLADGLRRGRRAALWWTIAAYSAQLAASAALLLWGPIEAGRGRRQLIFGAAPHALTLWVVSPLVVVAGILLALLVTGRFFRVRASARAVRRATLSIAAVVFGGLVVFVVLGVIVTEGVAASGLSDPSIVELVRDYPVRLIPPAYLGVIDPDLLPVSDAATILFEWIGVVVWGGVIVVLWRLLRARRTDEDPASEDRLRELLHQPGGSSMSWMTTWSGNEYWFTRRHPPEGLSAVAFRVVGGVALTTAGPVGPADQAGPAALEFAEHCALQGLTPCFYSVDAGLETALRAAGWSSLQVAEETVIPLPDLAFTGKKFQDVRTALNRARKEQVTAEWTSFDRVPLALRQQIIAISEEWVADKGLPEMGFTLGGIEELRDPEVRLLLAVDNHDVVHGVTSWLPVYRRGVLVGLTLDFMRRRNGGFRPTTEFLIASAAIAAKDEGLEFLSLSGAPLAHGGGAGGGAKSTPAGDTSALSAVLDRVGEALEPVYGFRSLLAFKSKFDPDYRPLYLCYPDAAALPAIGVAVGRSYLPKVGLSQGARLVATLRRVRSHTDET; this is encoded by the coding sequence GTGAGGCGGGCCATCTCCACTGCTCGCCGGTACACGGCCCGGGCGTGGACGAACTCGCCGTATACGTTCGCGTTGCTCGCTCTGTTGTGGGTTCTCGCAGCGGTTACCGGGACGGCAGCCCACGGCCCGGACCCGGGGGTGGGCGAACGGGTCTCGGCGGGGTGGGCGACCCTCGGCCACGGTTACGTCTGGACCGTCGTCACCTCAGGTGTCTTCGTGTCCGGCATTGCAAACCTCATCACCGCGTCTCTGCTGCTATTGGCCGTGGGGCCGGTCGCCGAGCGTCTACTGGGTGGGACCCGAATGCTCGCGGCCGCCCTCGCCGCCCAGATCGCGGGGGTTGTCGGCGGGATCGGGTACGGACTGCTCGTCGGCTTCCTCTCCGAGAGGTCCTGGCGGGCGTCAGTCACCCACGTCCACTCGTGGGTCGACCCACTGCCGTGGATCCTCGGCGTCCTACTGGCGTCGACGGCCAGGATGTCGGTCCTCTGGCGACGCCGGATCCGCGCCGTGGTCCTCGCTGTGCTCGTCACACTCGTTCTGTTCGCCGGGCATCCACAGGACGCCATACGGTTGTCCGCAGCGCTCGCCGGACTGGTCATGGGTACCGCCCTGACCCGCGACTCCCACCACACGCCACTGCTGGGCGGCTCGATCCGGGAGACCCGCACCCTGCTGGCCCTCGTGGTGGCGGCGACCGTGCTCGGACCCGTCCTGGTCTCGCTCACCTCGGGCGCAGTCGGACCCCTCGCCCCATTGAGCCAGCTCGTCCGGGAAGTTCCCTACACTCCGGCGCAGACGGCGGAGCTGTGCGCGATGGACCCGGGCGGGACCGAATGCTGGGATGCCACCCAGCTGCTCCGGCTCACCGGCGTCGGCCCGCTCGCCCTCACCCTCATGCCCACGCTCCTCGTCCTGGTGTTGGCGGACGGACTGCGTCGCGGACGACGAGCCGCACTCTGGTGGACTATCGCCGCGTACAGCGCGCAGCTCGCGGCATCGGCAGCCCTGCTCCTGTGGGGGCCGATCGAGGCGGGTCGCGGCCGGCGACAGTTGATCTTCGGAGCCGCCCCGCACGCGCTCACTCTGTGGGTGGTGTCCCCGCTCGTCGTCGTCGCCGGAATCCTGCTCGCGCTGCTGGTGACCGGCCGGTTCTTCCGGGTACGGGCGAGTGCCCGGGCGGTCCGCCGGGCGACCCTGTCGATAGCGGCCGTGGTCTTCGGGGGGCTCGTCGTCTTTGTCGTTCTCGGCGTGATCGTCACCGAAGGGGTGGCGGCCTCCGGGCTCTCGGACCCATCGATCGTGGAACTCGTGCGCGACTACCCGGTCCGCCTCATCCCACCCGCTTACCTGGGAGTGATCGATCCCGACCTGCTCCCAGTCTCGGACGCGGCGACGATCCTGTTTGAATGGATCGGCGTGGTCGTCTGGGGCGGCGTCATCGTGGTGCTGTGGCGCCTGCTGCGCGCCCGCCGGACGGACGAGGACCCGGCGTCGGAAGACCGACTCCGGGAACTGCTGCACCAGCCGGGCGGGTCATCGATGTCGTGGATGACGACCTGGTCGGGCAACGAGTACTGGTTCACCCGACGACACCCACCGGAAGGACTGTCCGCAGTAGCGTTCCGGGTGGTGGGGGGGGTCGCACTGACGACCGCCGGACCGGTGGGACCCGCTGATCAGGCCGGTCCGGCGGCCCTCGAGTTCGCCGAGCACTGCGCACTCCAGGGGCTGACCCCCTGCTTCTACTCGGTCGACGCCGGGCTTGAGACGGCGCTCCGGGCGGCGGGGTGGTCGTCGTTGCAGGTGGCGGAGGAGACCGTGATCCCGCTGCCCGACCTGGCCTTCACCGGAAAGAAATTCCAGGACGTCCGGACCGCTCTCAACCGGGCCCGGAAGGAGCAGGTGACGGCCGAGTGGACCTCTTTCGACCGGGTCCCGCTCGCGCTGCGTCAACAGATCATCGCGATCTCCGAGGAGTGGGTGGCAGACAAGGGCTTGCCGGAGATGGGCTTCACCCTCGGCGGGATCGAGGAGCTGCGCGACCCCGAGGTGCGCCTGCTCCTCGCTGTCGACAACCACGATGTGGTCCACGGCGTGACCTCGTGGCTCCCCGTGTACCGCCGGGGCGTGCTCGTGGGCCTCACCCTGGACTTCATGCGTCGCCGCAACGGCGGCTTCCGGCCGACCACCGAGTTCCTCATCGCCTCCGCAGCGATCGCGGCGAAAGACGAGGGCCTGGAGTTCCTCAGCTTGTCCGGAGCGCCGTTGGCGCACGGCGGTGGTGCCGGCGGCGGCGCAAAAAGCACACCAGCAGGGGACACCTCGGCGCTATCCGCCGTCCTGGACCGCGTCGGGGAAGCGCTCGAACCCGTCTACGGCTTCCGCTCGCTTCTGGCCTTCAAGTCCAAATTCGACCCGGATTACCGGCCCTTGTACCTGTGCTACCCCGATGCGGCGGCGCTCCCGGCGATCGGGGTGGCGGTGGGTCGCTCCTATCTTCCGAAAGTGGGCCTGAGCCAGGGCGCCCGCCTGGTGGCCACACTGCGGCGGGTCCGGAGCCACACAGACGAGACGTAG
- a CDS encoding MFS transporter, whose protein sequence is MREAVVQKRPPAAPILIVLVLGFSSMCAALMQSLVIPIQPELPRLLSTDPSNSAWVVTATLLAGGVAMPVAGRLADIRGRKPVLVASALLMLAGSIICALSSSLVPVLVGRVLQGFAMGYIPVAISFVRETVPMSMRNSAVAGISATLGVGGALGLPLAAWIAEDYDWHVLFWVASALAAAMVVLTVVVVPYYPTADDSRFDPIGALGLAVGVVAVLGGSSKGSDWGWASPATLGAVIGGVIVLVAWGFYETRHPDPLVDLRTTARRPILLTNIAAVLIGFGMMAQSIVVPQLLQLPESTGYGLGQSMLRAGLWMAPAGLMMLLFTPVSSRMLTRFGGRVTLAVGAAVIAIGYLSAAAFAAEPWQLLVATCIACAGVGIGYAAMPTLIMENCPANEAGSGVGVNALMRSMGTTIAGAVMALVLTSRLADLGGDVKVPAEEMFQLCFLLGAGAAVAGALVVLLIPRTPASAEVEAPSDASVGELAAVR, encoded by the coding sequence ATGAGAGAAGCAGTCGTCCAGAAAAGGCCCCCGGCCGCGCCGATCCTCATCGTGCTGGTGCTCGGCTTCTCGAGCATGTGCGCGGCACTGATGCAGTCGCTGGTCATCCCCATCCAGCCCGAACTGCCGCGACTGCTGAGCACAGACCCCAGTAACTCCGCCTGGGTGGTGACGGCCACCCTGCTCGCCGGGGGTGTGGCGATGCCCGTCGCCGGGAGACTGGCCGATATCCGCGGCCGTAAGCCTGTCCTGGTCGCCTCGGCGCTGCTCATGCTCGCCGGGTCGATCATCTGTGCCCTCTCGTCGTCACTCGTCCCCGTCCTCGTGGGACGCGTCCTCCAGGGCTTCGCGATGGGGTACATTCCCGTCGCCATCAGCTTTGTGCGCGAGACCGTGCCGATGTCCATGCGGAACTCCGCGGTCGCGGGCATCAGTGCCACCCTCGGGGTGGGCGGGGCACTCGGATTGCCGCTCGCTGCCTGGATCGCCGAGGACTACGACTGGCACGTCCTGTTCTGGGTGGCCAGTGCACTCGCCGCCGCGATGGTCGTTCTCACCGTCGTCGTCGTTCCCTACTACCCGACTGCCGACGACTCACGTTTCGACCCCATCGGCGCCCTCGGCCTGGCCGTCGGCGTGGTGGCCGTCCTCGGCGGCAGCTCCAAGGGCAGCGATTGGGGCTGGGCGTCCCCCGCCACGCTCGGTGCCGTCATCGGCGGTGTCATCGTCCTGGTGGCGTGGGGGTTCTACGAGACCCGCCACCCGGACCCCCTCGTGGACCTGCGCACCACCGCCCGCCGCCCCATCCTGTTAACCAACATCGCGGCCGTGCTCATAGGTTTCGGCATGATGGCGCAGTCGATCGTCGTGCCACAGCTGCTGCAGCTGCCCGAATCGACCGGCTACGGGCTGGGCCAGTCCATGCTCCGGGCCGGACTGTGGATGGCACCCGCCGGGCTGATGATGCTCCTGTTCACCCCGGTCTCGAGCCGCATGCTCACCCGCTTCGGAGGCCGCGTCACCCTGGCCGTCGGCGCCGCGGTGATCGCCATCGGCTATCTCTCCGCAGCCGCCTTCGCCGCCGAGCCGTGGCAGTTGCTCGTCGCGACCTGTATCGCCTGCGCCGGAGTGGGCATCGGTTACGCCGCCATGCCCACCCTGATCATGGAAAACTGCCCCGCAAACGAGGCGGGCTCAGGCGTCGGCGTCAACGCGCTGATGCGCTCGATGGGCACCACCATCGCAGGGGCGGTCATGGCGCTGGTGCTGACCAGTCGTCTCGCCGACCTGGGCGGCGACGTGAAGGTTCCCGCCGAGGAGATGTTCCAACTGTGCTTCCTCCTGGGCGCCGGAGCAGCGGTCGCCGGCGCGCTGGTGGTACTGCTCATCCCGCGTACCCCGGCGAGTGCCGAGGTCGAGGCTCCGTCGGACGCCTCCGTCGGGGAGCTCGCCGCTGTCCGTTGA
- the mgtA gene encoding magnesium-translocating P-type ATPase, which produces MGRDRGIGLDHAAPESRLTLEHAASLPGPEVLDALGVSDSGWDDEHAAARLAVDGPNALPGHRATGWSVLLRQFANPVLLLLLIAAGLSFATGDRVNALIIVSIMAASTGLGFVNEYRAERTAQDLHQQVSHSVVVVRGGRDRVVDVKNLVVGDLVRVGLGSIVPADLRVLDCHELEADESVLTGEAVPVSKSPLPVGPGAALAELNSCLLMGTVVRHGDATAVVVATGTDAQFGRIAQGLGERAPRTGFQVGLTRFSMMLLWIGLALMTGILVINLLLRRPFLEALLFSLAIAVGITPQLLPAVVSTSLAAGSRILAKEKVLVKRLMSIEDLGNMDVLVTDKTGTLTEGQITFLEAVPAGEDQMTTARWGLLSCEADPAADGAGAGQNALDAALWKAAGPGARDPVDVTGYRRVNFRPFDHDSLTSSVLVDAPDGHRRELLKGAPEVVLSLCPESDDEDRVAVDSLFRQGLRVVAVAARRADNELELESAPPARFRLAGYLCFLDRPKTDAAESLRALAELGIAVKVTTGDNAVVAIKVCRDLGLTDPTGGVTALTGHQVEALDDKALAAAATTTIVFARVSPEQKARIIRVLRAQHSVGYLGDGVNDALALHQADVGISVDTGTDVAKDAADVILLEKDLGTLARGVIGGRRIFANTIKYVLMGTSSNFGNMFSAAAASAFLSFLPMLPQQILLNNVLYDSSQLAIPTDRVDAAQLRKPSHWDLAQIRRFMLVFGPVSSLFDFATFALLLGVLHAGPAEFRTGWFVESLATQTLIVFAIRTRQVPFLRSRPSWALTGAVLVVVAVGVALPLTPLGVLLGFVALPAPFYLALAVMTVTYLVLIETVKYYFFRAEDERPTGLPHRRRFHPHPATRVHRRATGFAAHRGAPARVSYRNR; this is translated from the coding sequence GTGGGCCGAGATCGCGGGATCGGGCTGGACCACGCGGCACCGGAGAGCCGATTGACTCTGGAGCACGCGGCGAGCCTGCCTGGGCCAGAGGTGTTGGACGCGCTCGGGGTGTCGGACTCGGGGTGGGACGACGAGCACGCCGCTGCTCGTCTGGCGGTGGACGGGCCCAATGCTCTGCCCGGACACCGCGCCACCGGGTGGAGTGTTCTCCTGCGGCAATTCGCCAATCCCGTGCTCCTGTTGTTGCTCATCGCTGCGGGCCTGTCTTTCGCTACCGGGGATCGGGTCAATGCGCTGATCATCGTGTCGATCATGGCTGCCAGTACCGGCCTGGGGTTCGTCAACGAGTACCGGGCGGAGCGCACTGCGCAGGATCTGCACCAGCAGGTCAGCCACAGTGTGGTGGTCGTTCGGGGTGGGCGGGATCGTGTCGTGGACGTCAAGAACCTGGTGGTCGGCGATCTCGTGCGGGTGGGGCTGGGCTCCATCGTCCCGGCGGATCTGCGGGTGCTGGACTGCCACGAACTGGAAGCCGACGAGTCGGTTCTGACCGGAGAGGCGGTTCCGGTATCCAAGTCGCCGCTGCCCGTGGGGCCGGGAGCGGCGCTGGCAGAGTTGAACTCGTGCCTGCTGATGGGCACGGTGGTACGCCACGGGGACGCCACTGCCGTGGTGGTCGCCACCGGCACAGACGCCCAGTTCGGGAGGATCGCCCAGGGGCTGGGGGAACGCGCACCACGCACCGGCTTTCAGGTGGGTTTGACGCGTTTTTCCATGATGCTGCTCTGGATCGGCCTGGCATTGATGACGGGGATCCTGGTGATCAACCTGCTCCTGCGGCGCCCGTTCCTCGAGGCCCTGTTGTTCTCGCTGGCGATCGCGGTGGGCATCACCCCGCAGCTACTGCCGGCCGTGGTGAGCACCTCCCTGGCCGCCGGTTCGCGAATTCTGGCGAAGGAAAAGGTGCTGGTCAAACGCTTGATGAGCATCGAAGACCTGGGCAACATGGACGTGCTCGTCACCGACAAGACGGGCACGCTCACAGAGGGGCAGATCACCTTCCTCGAGGCGGTGCCCGCCGGGGAGGACCAGATGACCACCGCCCGCTGGGGTCTGCTGAGCTGCGAGGCCGATCCCGCCGCCGATGGCGCGGGGGCGGGGCAGAACGCCCTCGACGCCGCGCTATGGAAGGCCGCGGGGCCCGGGGCCCGGGACCCGGTGGATGTCACCGGATACCGGCGGGTGAACTTTCGTCCCTTCGACCACGATTCACTGACCTCATCGGTGCTCGTGGACGCCCCGGACGGGCATCGCCGAGAACTCCTCAAAGGAGCTCCCGAAGTAGTGCTATCCCTGTGCCCGGAGAGTGACGACGAAGATCGAGTCGCCGTGGACTCCCTCTTTCGGCAGGGGCTGCGGGTGGTCGCTGTGGCCGCGCGTCGGGCCGACAACGAACTCGAGTTGGAATCGGCACCTCCCGCCCGGTTCCGGTTGGCCGGCTATCTGTGTTTCCTGGACCGCCCCAAGACCGACGCCGCCGAATCCTTGCGTGCCCTTGCCGAGTTGGGCATCGCGGTGAAGGTCACTACCGGAGACAATGCGGTGGTGGCGATCAAGGTCTGCCGGGACCTGGGACTCACAGACCCCACCGGCGGCGTCACGGCCCTGACCGGGCACCAAGTCGAGGCCCTGGACGACAAAGCCCTCGCCGCCGCGGCCACCACCACGATCGTCTTCGCGCGGGTCTCCCCCGAGCAGAAGGCACGGATCATCCGTGTGCTGCGCGCCCAGCACTCCGTCGGTTACCTCGGCGACGGGGTTAACGACGCCCTGGCCCTGCATCAGGCCGACGTCGGGATCTCGGTGGACACCGGCACCGATGTGGCAAAAGATGCTGCCGACGTGATCCTGCTCGAGAAGGACCTCGGCACCCTGGCCCGAGGGGTGATTGGCGGTCGGCGGATCTTCGCCAACACCATCAAGTACGTCCTGATGGGTACCTCGTCCAACTTCGGCAATATGTTCTCCGCCGCCGCAGCCAGTGCCTTCCTGTCCTTCCTGCCGATGTTGCCCCAGCAGATCCTGCTCAATAACGTCCTGTACGACTCCTCCCAGCTGGCCATTCCCACCGACCGGGTCGACGCGGCTCAGTTGCGAAAGCCCTCCCACTGGGACTTGGCGCAGATCCGCCGGTTCATGCTCGTCTTCGGTCCGGTCTCCTCGCTGTTCGATTTCGCTACTTTCGCCCTTCTACTGGGGGTCCTGCACGCTGGTCCGGCGGAGTTCCGCACGGGCTGGTTTGTGGAGTCGTTGGCGACCCAGACTCTCATCGTGTTCGCGATCCGCACCCGACAGGTTCCATTCCTTCGCAGCCGGCCATCGTGGGCGCTGACCGGTGCCGTGCTGGTGGTCGTGGCCGTCGGCGTAGCTCTGCCGCTCACCCCCCTCGGAGTCCTACTCGGGTTCGTCGCGCTGCCGGCACCGTTCTACCTCGCTCTGGCAGTCATGACCGTGACCTACCTGGTTCTGATCGAGACCGTCAAGTATTACTTCTTCCGGGCCGAGGACGAGCGCCCCACCGGCCTCCCGCATCGCCGCCGCTTCCATCCGCACCCCGCCACCAGGGTGCACCGCCGGGCGACCGGTTTCGCCGCCCACCGGGGCGCCCCCGCCCGGGTCTCCTACCGCAACCGATAG
- a CDS encoding phosphatase PAP2 family protein — protein MQSHEAGSSPDVAPDRRRFLRGADARTSAAWLLLLPLVLFALLAASVAAQRALPFDRPVMLWLHAVSTPWLTAVMEAATQLGGLVVVPIAATAMAAALWWRGSREGATLLAAAVLGSTVVNTVLKAVFRRARPDVWEPLVGENSYSFPSGHAMATMSLAVALVVLAWSTRWRWAAVTAGVMYVLAVGVSRVYLGVHYPSDVLGGWSASVLWVSVVVLVLGRIRSRRSPS, from the coding sequence GTGCAGTCTCACGAGGCCGGCTCGTCGCCGGACGTTGCCCCTGACCGTCGTCGATTTTTGCGGGGTGCGGATGCAAGGACTTCCGCTGCCTGGCTCCTCCTTCTGCCCCTAGTCCTCTTCGCGCTCCTCGCAGCATCGGTGGCGGCGCAACGTGCCCTTCCTTTCGACCGGCCCGTGATGCTGTGGCTCCACGCCGTGTCGACTCCCTGGCTGACTGCGGTGATGGAAGCGGCGACACAGCTCGGAGGTCTCGTCGTGGTCCCCATCGCCGCGACCGCGATGGCCGCGGCGCTGTGGTGGCGCGGGTCCCGAGAGGGCGCCACGCTGCTGGCGGCAGCGGTCCTCGGGTCGACGGTGGTCAACACCGTGCTCAAGGCGGTCTTTCGGCGGGCACGCCCTGACGTGTGGGAACCGCTGGTCGGGGAAAACTCCTACTCGTTCCCGAGCGGTCACGCGATGGCGACCATGTCGCTGGCGGTAGCGCTGGTGGTCCTCGCATGGAGCACGCGGTGGAGGTGGGCGGCAGTCACGGCGGGGGTGATGTACGTGTTGGCCGTCGGGGTCTCACGGGTGTACCTGGGTGTGCACTATCCGAGCGACGTCCTCGGGGGATGGAGCGCGTCCGTGCTGTGGGTGTCGGTGGTCGTGCTCGTCCTGGGGCGCATCCGATCGAGACGCAGCCCATCATGA
- a CDS encoding alpha/beta hydrolase family protein: MTVKEVLGSSLLGTPALLTVWVLVLAGFTGVVVIGSKSGGTSRDARRRWWTRTIPACIVAVAIVTVISGVLIERVFKPFPDSLPRTVYVWIALGVLAVLLGGVAIAGGSRHRRPWLVVGAVLAALSVVAGAAGHVNRVYAEFPTVGTVLGISDYRTVPLADVIGSVPVTIGGDLPPGTPLEAVWTPPATMPTSGAITEASIPGTTSGFVARPAQIYLPPAYFTEPRPLLPVLVLLAGQPGEPMDWVVSGRLPVVADAFAARHSGLSPVVVVADPIGEPLGNTLCVDSTQGNARTYLSKDVPTWIHENLQVATGPDAMAIGGLSFGGTCALQMALSDPEIFPTFLDMSGQGEPTIGTRPATVEQFFGGDEAAFREHNPADLLATRRFPGLAGAFVYGSSDTEYGPAARELYKAALAAGVDAHLSELPGGHSYAVWSAGLQHELPWLAQRTGLIQ; encoded by the coding sequence ATGACAGTCAAGGAGGTGCTCGGAAGTTCGCTTCTGGGCACGCCGGCGTTGCTGACCGTGTGGGTGCTGGTGTTGGCCGGCTTCACGGGCGTGGTGGTTATCGGATCCAAGTCCGGAGGTACGAGCCGGGACGCTCGTCGCCGCTGGTGGACACGCACGATTCCGGCCTGCATTGTCGCCGTCGCGATTGTCACCGTGATCAGTGGTGTCCTCATAGAGAGGGTGTTCAAGCCCTTTCCCGACTCGCTGCCGCGGACCGTGTACGTGTGGATCGCACTGGGGGTGCTCGCGGTCTTACTCGGGGGCGTCGCGATCGCCGGTGGGAGTCGGCACCGTCGCCCGTGGCTCGTGGTGGGCGCTGTTCTCGCCGCCCTGTCTGTGGTGGCGGGGGCCGCTGGCCACGTCAACCGTGTGTATGCCGAGTTCCCCACTGTGGGCACCGTGCTCGGAATCTCGGACTACCGAACCGTTCCGCTCGCCGACGTCATCGGGTCCGTTCCGGTGACGATCGGCGGCGACCTCCCGCCCGGCACGCCGCTCGAGGCGGTGTGGACCCCGCCAGCGACCATGCCGACGAGCGGCGCGATCACCGAGGCGTCGATACCCGGCACTACCTCGGGTTTCGTGGCGCGACCTGCGCAGATCTACCTGCCCCCGGCCTACTTCACGGAGCCGCGGCCCTTGTTGCCGGTGCTGGTACTGCTGGCCGGTCAGCCCGGGGAGCCGATGGACTGGGTGGTGTCGGGACGGTTGCCGGTGGTGGCGGACGCGTTCGCAGCGCGTCATTCCGGGCTCTCCCCGGTTGTGGTGGTGGCCGACCCGATCGGGGAGCCTCTCGGGAACACGCTGTGCGTCGATTCGACTCAGGGCAATGCCCGGACCTATCTCTCGAAGGACGTTCCCACCTGGATCCATGAGAACCTCCAGGTGGCCACGGGGCCCGACGCGATGGCGATCGGCGGCCTGTCCTTCGGTGGGACGTGCGCCCTGCAGATGGCGCTGTCCGACCCGGAGATCTTTCCCACCTTCCTGGACATGTCGGGGCAGGGCGAACCGACGATCGGAACCCGTCCCGCCACGGTCGAGCAGTTCTTCGGCGGGGACGAGGCGGCGTTTCGCGAGCACAATCCCGCCGACCTCCTCGCGACCCGTCGGTTCCCCGGTCTCGCCGGTGCGTTCGTTTACGGCTCGTCCGACACCGAGTACGGGCCGGCGGCCCGGGAGCTCTATAAGGCCGCACTGGCGGCTGGGGTCGACGCCCACCTCAGCGAGCTCCCCGGGGGCCACAGTTACGCCGTGTGGTCGGCAGGCCTTCAACACGAACTGCCCTGGCTCGCCCAACGGACAGGGCTGATCCAGTGA
- a CDS encoding MarR family transcriptional regulator: MSADDPTGWGGGNAPRERRLASTLTRLDKERRTLEGAQRLGTADLRLLWLFDDGRARTLRAIADELGLEQSTVNRQVNAAVGAGLLERARRPGGTAYDINRTVDGKRTYDEVSSLSMGVYATALEAMGDDAAEELIVLLKSFLEHFRSAVASMNGGK, encoded by the coding sequence ATGAGCGCGGACGATCCCACCGGGTGGGGTGGCGGAAACGCTCCGCGAGAGCGTCGCTTGGCGTCAACCCTCACGCGGCTGGACAAGGAGCGCCGCACGCTGGAGGGGGCCCAACGCCTCGGCACAGCGGACCTCCGGCTTCTCTGGCTGTTCGACGATGGTCGCGCCCGCACGCTCAGGGCGATCGCCGACGAGTTGGGACTGGAGCAGTCCACAGTCAACCGGCAGGTCAATGCCGCTGTCGGTGCGGGACTGCTCGAGCGGGCCCGCAGGCCGGGGGGCACGGCGTACGACATCAACCGGACCGTGGACGGCAAGCGCACGTATGACGAGGTGTCCAGCCTCTCGATGGGGGTGTACGCCACCGCCCTCGAGGCCATGGGAGACGACGCCGCGGAGGAGCTCATCGTGCTCCTCAAGAGTTTTCTCGAACACTTCCGGAGCGCAGTCGCATCGATGAACGGCGGCAAATAG